AGGACGCGATCGGCGAACTCGTCGACCGGCTCGCCCCGAAGAAGTCCGGCAAGGACGAGAACGACGAGGACGACGACCGCGAGGGCGGGCGCGACACGCGCCGTCGCCGCGGCGGCGGATTCGACCAGGGAGCCCGCCGCGGCGGCAGCAAGAGCGGCAGCAGCAAGAGCGGCGGCGTCGACGCCGGCCGCGATCTGTACCGCGAGCTGCTCGGCAAGGGTTCCGACAAGAGCTGAACACACGGAGGACAGACTCATGATTCTCGGTCAGACGACTGAGATGTTCGGGTCGGACGATCAGTCGTGGCTCGGGTCCGCGCATGGCACGGACTCGACCGAGACGATCTCGCTCGACACCTCGGCATTCACCAAGGCCACCCACTACCCCGACGGGTATTTCAAGTCGGGCATCCCGCTCGGCGAGATCACCGCGACGCCGGGCAAGTACGGGCCCTACGACAACGCCGCAGTTGACGGACGGGCGACCCTCGTCGGGTTCCTGTACGCCGCGGTCAAGGCGCCCGACGTCACCACCGTTGACCCGTCGGCCGCGATG
The Streptomyces sp. NBC_00654 DNA segment above includes these coding regions:
- a CDS encoding head decoration protein, with amino-acid sequence MILGQTTEMFGSDDQSWLGSAHGTDSTETISLDTSAFTKATHYPDGYFKSGIPLGEITATPGKYGPYDNAAVDGRATLVGFLYAAVKAPDVTTVDPSAAMLTHGKVRASRLPVAVDAAGKTDVAGSIRFV